One Haloplanus sp. HW8-1 DNA segment encodes these proteins:
- a CDS encoding PAS domain-containing protein: MLSVGWDHHDLATALDEAAVRDVLERAAGSLAAALDRISSQTRDPTGEIASDIRLGAFQQAIEDAADGVAILDDEAYVYIDQTHVDMYGFDSKQELLGRSWRELYAADEAARIEKEAFDALERDGHWQGRVTGSRPDGTTFPAELSLTMVTPSRMVCTVRDVSDREAREHELALKERALDEAGTSIQITDPTQPGNPLVYVNEEFVQLTGYERSEALGRNPRFLQGPGSDSETTKRIRTAIETERPITTKLRNYTAGGEPYWAKLSVTPVRDANGIVTNYIGVQHDITEQRRRIRELRNQTERLELVLSGTETGIGEWDFSTNTVTLDATLRETVGASPTTIDEWQAVVYPEDRERAADALRRPIETGDPAAETIRIGTDDSEVTWIDLHTVVSDAGDGSASVLAMGRDATKRSERVKWASKLFDQGPLLFVQTRAVGGEAVIEACDRSFSDALGYEREAVVGQPLSEFYDDTSADSLQTDGYERALSGDLTVAERTLVTTDGDTVPCLLRAIPRTVDDEVVGTDVLFIDISEREKYTRRLEAVFNSPHQFTALVRPNKIVTDVNDTLVTRIGVDRSTIVGEPIDKFPWLNLDPNHGLTVCEAVNRAGDGELVQTEGELQGPDGLARIDVSFKPIRNAAGEITLIAVEGKDITVKTRQRQHLQVFQRVVRHNVRNDLNKLVGWTTMLAEEPDADCRQDHLRRLTRIFDGWERLTNKMQVIDRAIREIPHDESSVNIAEVTETAATAVRDDHSDATIAVSVDATDETVSRWLTHPVTEVIKNAVAAGDREDPYVNVSVRQVDNGWLQIVVADDGPGMPDIEREVLVTGEETPLQHGSGLGIWLIRMLVSVLGGEIDVDVTDTGTEVVLRVPTSSANRNLGLAAPGQMS; the protein is encoded by the coding sequence GTGCTATCGGTTGGCTGGGATCACCACGATCTCGCGACCGCGTTGGACGAGGCCGCTGTCCGTGATGTTCTCGAGCGAGCAGCAGGGTCACTCGCCGCGGCACTCGACCGTATTAGCTCCCAGACCCGTGACCCGACAGGCGAGATCGCCTCGGATATTCGCCTCGGTGCGTTTCAACAGGCGATCGAGGACGCCGCCGATGGCGTCGCCATCCTTGACGACGAGGCGTACGTCTATATCGACCAGACGCACGTCGATATGTACGGATTCGACAGCAAACAGGAGCTACTCGGTCGAAGTTGGCGGGAGCTATACGCTGCGGATGAAGCGGCACGGATCGAGAAGGAAGCTTTCGACGCGCTCGAACGCGATGGTCACTGGCAGGGGCGAGTAACGGGAAGTCGGCCAGATGGAACGACGTTCCCGGCGGAGCTGTCCCTGACGATGGTCACCCCATCCCGAATGGTCTGTACGGTGCGTGACGTGAGCGATCGTGAAGCACGGGAACACGAACTCGCATTAAAAGAGCGGGCGCTGGACGAAGCAGGGACCAGCATCCAGATTACGGACCCAACCCAACCGGGGAACCCGTTGGTGTACGTTAACGAGGAATTTGTACAGCTAACCGGATACGAGCGGTCAGAGGCTCTCGGCCGAAACCCGAGATTCCTCCAGGGCCCCGGATCAGATTCGGAGACGACAAAGCGAATCCGTACGGCGATCGAAACCGAGCGACCGATAACAACTAAGCTGAGAAACTACACCGCGGGGGGTGAACCGTACTGGGCGAAGCTCTCCGTGACGCCGGTTCGAGACGCAAACGGAATCGTGACAAACTACATCGGGGTTCAACACGATATTACCGAGCAACGACGGCGGATCAGAGAGCTCAGAAACCAGACTGAGCGGCTGGAACTCGTCCTCAGCGGGACGGAGACGGGCATCGGTGAGTGGGACTTCAGTACCAACACAGTCACGTTGGACGCCACTTTACGAGAGACGGTCGGAGCGAGCCCGACGACGATAGACGAATGGCAAGCAGTAGTTTATCCGGAGGACCGCGAACGTGCCGCTGACGCCCTGCGGCGCCCGATCGAGACCGGTGACCCGGCTGCTGAGACGATACGAATCGGGACGGATGACAGCGAAGTCACGTGGATAGATCTACACACCGTTGTGAGTGATGCGGGTGATGGCTCTGCCAGTGTGCTGGCGATGGGGCGAGACGCGACGAAGCGCTCCGAGCGTGTGAAATGGGCGTCGAAACTGTTTGATCAGGGCCCGCTGCTGTTCGTTCAAACTCGGGCCGTTGGCGGCGAAGCAGTCATTGAGGCCTGTGACCGGTCGTTTTCCGACGCGCTGGGGTACGAGCGCGAAGCGGTGGTTGGACAGCCGCTCAGTGAGTTTTACGACGATACCTCGGCCGATTCGCTCCAAACAGACGGCTACGAACGCGCGCTTAGCGGCGATCTTACCGTTGCGGAACGCACGCTCGTGACGACGGACGGCGACACGGTCCCGTGTCTGTTACGGGCGATCCCGCGCACCGTCGACGACGAAGTCGTAGGTACCGATGTGCTGTTCATCGATATCTCTGAACGCGAGAAGTACACTCGGCGACTGGAGGCAGTGTTTAACAGCCCGCACCAGTTTACCGCGTTAGTCCGCCCCAATAAAATCGTGACTGACGTGAACGATACGCTGGTTACACGCATCGGTGTGGATCGGTCGACTATAGTTGGTGAACCAATCGACAAATTCCCGTGGCTGAACCTTGATCCGAACCACGGACTCACGGTTTGTGAGGCGGTCAACCGCGCGGGTGACGGTGAACTCGTCCAGACCGAAGGAGAACTACAGGGTCCAGATGGTCTCGCACGCATCGACGTATCGTTCAAGCCGATTCGTAACGCCGCTGGTGAAATCACGCTGATCGCCGTTGAGGGGAAGGATATCACCGTGAAGACGCGACAGCGACAGCATTTACAAGTGTTCCAGCGGGTCGTCCGACACAACGTCCGCAACGATTTAAACAAGCTCGTGGGATGGACAACGATGCTCGCCGAGGAACCGGACGCTGACTGTCGTCAAGATCATCTCCGCCGACTGACGCGTATATTCGACGGATGGGAACGACTTACGAACAAAATGCAGGTGATCGATCGCGCGATACGGGAGATACCACACGACGAGTCGAGCGTTAACATCGCTGAGGTCACTGAAACGGCCGCAACGGCGGTACGAGATGACCACTCGGACGCAACGATCGCTGTCTCTGTCGACGCGACCGACGAGACAGTCTCACGATGGCTTACACACCCAGTTACCGAGGTGATAAAGAACGCGGTGGCCGCAGGAGACCGAGAAGACCCGTACGTCAACGTATCGGTGAGACAGGTCGACAACGGCTGGCTCCAGATCGTCGTGGCCGACGACGGGCCTGGCATGCCAGATATCGAGCGGGAGGTACTCGTCACCGGCGAAGAGACGCCGTTACAGCACGGTTCTGGGCTCGGGATCTGGCTGATTCGGATGTTAGTCTCGGTACTCGGCGGGGAGATCGACGTCGACGTGACCGACACAGGTACCGAAGTTGTGCTTCGCGTTCCGACGTCGTCAGCAAACCGTAATCTGGGTTTAGCCGCACCCGGGCAGATGTCCTAG